The Callospermophilus lateralis isolate mCalLat2 chromosome 3, mCalLat2.hap1, whole genome shotgun sequence genome has a segment encoding these proteins:
- the LOC143394687 gene encoding olfactory receptor 4Q2, translated as MDENQTKGVKEFALAGFSENSSIEAGLFLLFLFFYVSTWVGNVLIMVTVASDNYLNSSPMYFLLGNLSFLDLCYSTVTTPKLLADFLDNKKLIPYNQCIVQLFFLHFVGAAEMFLLTVMAYDRYVAICRPLHYTTVMSRSLCCVLVAASWMGGFVHSTVQTILTIRLPFCGPNQVDNFFCDVPPVIKLACADTFVIELLMVSNSGLISTSSFVVLICSYTTILVKIRTKEGRRKALSTCASHLMVVTLFFGPCIFIYARPFSTFSVDKMVSVLYNVITPMLNPLIYTLRNKEVKSAMRKLWDRSRLWKKIGDMRH; from the coding sequence ATGGatgaaaaccaaacaaaaggGGTGAAAGAGTTTGCTCTGGCAGGATTCTCAGAAAATTCATCTATTGAGGCAgggctatttttattatttcttttcttttatgtgtCCACATGGGTAGGCAATGTCCTCATCATGGTGACAGTGGCCTCTGATAACTACCTAAATTCATCGCCTATGTACTTCCTTCTTGGTAACCTCTCATTCCTTGATCTGTGTTATTCAACAGTAACAACCCCTAAGCTTCTGGCTGACTTCCTTGATAATAAAAAGCTCATTCCCTACAACCAGTGTATTGTGCAACTCTTCTTCCTGCATTTTGTAGGGGCAGCTGAAATGTTCCTGCTCACAGTGATGGCTTATGATCGCTATGTAGCAATCTGTCGCCCTCTGCACTATACTACTGTCATGAGTCGGAGTCTGTGCTGCGTGTTGGTGGCTGCCTCATGGATGGGAGGATTTGTGCACTCCACTGTCCAGACCATCCTCACCATCCGTTTGCCCTTTTGTGGGCCAAATCAGGTGGAtaacttcttctgtgatgttcccccTGTCATCAAACTTGCATGTGCAGACACCTTTGTCATTGAACTTCTCATGGTATCTAACAGTGGGTTGATATCAACGAGCTCCTTTGTGGTGCTGATTTGTTCCTACACCACTATCCTGGTTAAGATTCGCaccaaggaaggaaggaggaaagctcTCTCCACCTGTGCATCCCACCTCATGGTGGTAACCCTCTTTTTTGGACCCTGTATTTTCATCTATGCCCGCCCTTTCTCCACTTTCTCTGTGGACAAGATGGTATCTGTACTCTACAATGTCATTACCCCCATGCTAAACCCCCTCATCTACACACTTCGGAACAAAGAGGTCAAGTCCGCCATGCGAAAGCTGTGGGATAGGAGTAGACTTTGGAAAAAAATAGGAGACATGagacactga